In Saccharomycodes ludwigii strain NBRC 1722 chromosome III, whole genome shotgun sequence, one DNA window encodes the following:
- the CHZ1 gene encoding Chz1p (similar to Saccharomyces cerevisiae YER030W | CHZ1 | Chaperone for Htz1/H2A-H2B dimer) translates to MSDHNNIDKINQPSTKNTIAENKYIAPDTNTVKEVKKETGKETKNDDTKIKRNQDKTKKKKRRRNYDELDSEIEKQSANNKKSKKTGDQEQAGIDSNSNNHDDDEDEEIDDEKLDMLPTMEGEADDDLEEIDVNNIIDIGRSTRGRRTRGKIIDYEKTARLLEKEENGNKREKEEDDGDEDEDADFKPE, encoded by the coding sequence ATGTCGGATcacaataatattgataagATTAATCAAccatcaacaaaaaatacaatagcagaaaataaatatattgctCCAGATACTAATACCGTTAAAGAGGTCAAAAAAGAGACAGGAAAGGAAACTAAAAATGATGATacgaaaataaaaagaaatcaagataaaacaaaaaagaaaaagaggagaAGAAACTATGATGAATTGGATTCGGaaatagaaaaacaaagcgctaataataaaaaaagcaaaaaaacaGGGGATCAAGAACAGGCAGGTATTGATTCTAATTCTAATAAtcatgatgatgatgaggatgaagaaatagatgatgaaaaattagataTGCTGCCTACCATGGAAGGCGAAGCAGATGATGATTTAGAAGAAATAGAtgtcaataatattatcgaTATCGGTAGATCTacaagaggaagaagaactAGGGGTAAAATCATTGATTATGAAAAAACAGCCAGgttattagaaaaagaagagaatgGCAacaaaagagaaaaagaagaggatgatggagatgaagatgaagatgcaGATTTTAAACCAGAATGA